TATGGGGAATGGCAGGAATATATTGAGGAGTTGTGCAGTTCTGTTATCATGTAAAGAACCACTTATCCTAATTTCTAGATTAGGTTGACAGTAGAAATGATTATTTCTAATAATGTTTTTTCTGTTGTTTGAACTTTCTTAAAGCGGCTTATATAAATGGATACTTTGTTGCTTGAATAACCGTTGTTAATAATTTCAACAGCCCTTGGCATATTTTGGGACATGTTGATAGTGCAATTTATGGTGCACCAAGTAGTGATCTTACACGTCGTCAGGTCCAGTCACTGAAATTTTGAACTAGAATGGATTAAGCTGATATTTTACTAACATCACTTTTGGTACGAATTGAGCATACTAATTTTTatgttcattctttttcttatttcataaAGGTTCTTGAGAAATATCAAGTATATGGGGACTCAGTATTAGGACAATATGGACTCGGCCCAACCGTGCGAGATATTGTGAAGGTGGTAACAGACAATAACCCATTAGTTGAttgcaaaatttataatattaaggaGAGTTTCTCTATAGtattatataaacttatttaacaTAGGGGCATAATAAAaccatattcttttatatatatacatggcTTGTAACTATAGTTATACCcacatgtttttttgttttttgatttcTTGTCATGGTTTATAGCTTTGACTCAGTTATGGGTTCTGTTTCACATCGGGATTTGGGAGTTAAAAGACTAGAGATGCACTGgaggatttttttttccctttactCTTTCTTCCTCCTCCCATTCATTAGCATGAAGCAAGTTATATTTTTTACCTCCACTTATAATTTTCTGTTACCGTATGAATGTCATGTTTGTTGCAGCCTTTACTTGGTTTTTTCCATTCTGAGGCTGGGAATGGACTTTGGAAGCGCAAAGCAGATTCAGCAGTCCAAACTTGCACGGTATAATTTACTATGAAAACCCTCATATTATTTGAATGCTTAGACAATATTCTACTTTGTATTTAGATGAAGTTGTCAATGTCCAGGACAATGAAACTTCAATCATCAAGCAAATCTTACATATTCTTcttaatttacttttgttttccCTGCTTTCCGTTCATGGAAAGAAAAGATGTTGTTGTGttaattatcttataaaaaaacttaaacgcCCATAATTTAGGAAGTAATTAGTTAGCTCATAGGTCATGTCTACATGCACACGAGTCAACAAAACTGTTGAAGGAATAGGCAATAAATCTCTCACTCTTGTATTAAACTTCCTTCTTATCCTTTTATATCCAAGGTACTTTTGTGTCATCTCATTAGGATCTTGTTGGATAGGGTTAAATCATCTCTCTTCTCTGTGTACAGTAACTGACATTTTATTCTTAAGTCGTTGCATTCCTTCAAACACTAACTGAGTTTTTAACCATGCAgacaattaaatcattttttgaaGAAACCCTTGTAGCAATTCCTGACTCGGTCTTGGATTCACCTGTTGCGGAACCACAATATGGTCGTGGAGATCTCTTTGCTGACATACACAACTTGCTACCTCCACCATACACAACAAGACAAGAGAATGTCATATAAATAAATCGATCTGATATCTAGGATGGAGAAACTTGTTAGGAGACTGCAATTCTGCAATTCtttgtgatttgattttttacTAATGATTTTGATCAATAGTGTAATGTGTTAGCATCATCACTTTAGATGAATGTTGGGTAGTTCATATTACAGGTAAGACCAACATGGcattatttgagaaaaaaacaaGCACTTGGAAATAGTCATTTTTCTGATCCTTATTAGCAAGCATTTCATGTAGCATCCTCGACTTCTAGGCCAATAACGCATGTCGTTGGTTTTCTGAACATGCAACTCATAATTGCTACAtgtattattctaattttaagtttaaatattaacTTAGTCTTTATTTTCGTTAACtttgtcaattttatttaatttggtttgttttattaatatcatttaGATAATTAACTAATAGTGACCAGTCTTTTTCACGTTTAGGTTGTGAActttttggtttatttatttatttttaattagaaaaggtttatttattttcttttaattagaaaaggttttttttatttatttttaatcagattttttttaattgaaaaaacgTCTTTTAATGgtttatattcaatttagtttttaaatttgttacttttgtctaatttaattttaatttttttaaaataaaacaattttattccttttaaaattgagatcgaattaattttttatattgatatttatattaaaatttcttattttagtaaatatttttaattttaggttagaatttgtttaaaattagaatgaaaattttaaaaataagaaataacatcattagtttaaaattttaagagtcTAAAAGTTAcgtgatttttaaaatataagaggttaaaaagtgattttggaTATAGTGTTAAAATAGCATAATTATAGATTCTCTCTTTTGgatatatttcttatattttattcaaaattaataagacaattttttttctattttctttctttacagaCTTAGCTTCTTGTGCTAGATTTCTGTCACATTTTCCTTGAAAATGGTTTGCTCCTCCTTCAATTGTTTTAGAGGAAAGCTTTTACCTTTCATTTTTACCTTGAACATATCTTGACCAGCTGCATCTTTAATCAAGCAATTTTTGTCTTCAAAAATAACTCTAAATTCTCTTTCAATCAGTTCACCAACACTTAACAAATTTTGGTCAATTTCAGGAACAAAAAGAGCATCGGGAATAAACTTTGTGTCTGCACAGCTTGTAATTGCGACTGTCCCCTTGCCTTTGACTGAGATATAATCACCATTACCTATTCTGGCTTTGGTGACATCAGTTGGCCTTACATCTTTGGAAAGAGCCTTGTTGAAGGTCATGTGGTTGGTACAACCGTTATCTATCAGCCAACTTTCACTTGATTCAATGCTCAAGTGACAAGTAGCTACAAATAACAggtcttcctcctcctcctgatCAGCAACCTTAGCTTCTTCCtctttgttgattttggtttttgcaTATGACAACTTCATGTCCAAGTTGATTGCACTTGGTGCATTTACCGTCAGGTCTTTGCCAACATCTGAATGGAGGGTGACCCATTTTATCACAATGTTGACAAGGTGGGTAACTTTTCTTTCCACCCTTTCCTTTATCGTAATTATTTGTATTGCTCTAACTGTTGGCTGGATGATTCTTCTTGTAATTTCTGGCTTGTTGGATTTAGACTAGAAGAGCACCTTCAACAGCGTGATCTTTCCTCATCAAACTTCGTTGCTCTTGGGCTTGGAATGCATGTAGCACTTCTGCAAATGTGATTTTAGACAAATCTCTTGTGTTCTCCAAGTAAGCAATAAATGCTTCATACTTTTCTAGCACTATTACCTGAAATTTCTCAACAATTCTGGAATCAGGAAAATTGCTGCCTAGCAACCTTATCTTGTTGGCAATACCCAACAATTTTTCTGAGTATTCTTTGATTTTTTCAGACTCTTTCATCCTTTCTAATTCAAATTCCCTCATTAAATTAAGCACCGGCTTCTTATTCTTTCATCCGCAGCGTACTCTTCCTTTAAATAATCCCAAATTTCTTTTGCTGATTTAAGAGTCATAATTCTTGTGAAGATGGTGTGAGAAACACCAGCAAATAGGCAttattttgcctttgcttttcTAGTTTTTCTCTCCTTGTGAATTTTGATCTGGGCCATGGTAGGATTTTCCGGCAGCGGAAGAACTTCATACTCTTCTTCTACAGCTTCCCAAAGATCTAGAACCTCCAGATAAGTTTCCATTTTGACAGCCCAAAGATCGTAGCTTTCTCCATCAAAGACTGGAGGTGCAATTTGTGAGAAATTTGATTCAGCATTCATTTTCACAGGTCCCGTAAGAAAAAAGCTCtcgataccaattgttggtttttagaagaaaaatgaagcaACAGGGAAATAAAGATAGAAGACGATGGAGAATTTCTGAATTCaggaaaaagataatttattcaatataccatcattacatatataatgattcaaaaaattcaacaataaaataaaaaaatccactTAACAGTTTTCAGGTGGATAAAATACGGGATTTGCTCCTAAAGTGTAGCAACCACTTATTTACTCAGtcatatctaataaattaaaataaattaaggcaGTTACAGAAAACATAACTTTAACcgtacccttctagtacagcgATAATCCATTACATTCAATGGCGGATTTtgtccactatattcaatgtcataatccattgaacctcttaagtatctcataagtcTAGCAAGTACATCCCAATGTTCCTGATTTAGATATTATGTGTACCTACTCAGTTTACGTACTGCATAAACAATATTAGTTCTAGAAAAGCCATCAAGTGTAGTAAGCTCtcaattatctgggcatactaAGGTTGAGATAtaaattttcctttatttttcattaatttagaattagcaTTATAAGAGATACTCATTGGTTTTAGGTCACAAAACTCAAACTTCTAGAAGTTTCTTAATGTATTGTATTtgggatagtaatatactattttccttccttatgattctaatacctaaaatcaTTGGCTTCAttcatgtctttcatttcacaatttgattttggaaacatttttttttcaaagaaacgTGGTTTATTGGTGACCATTAGATACCATTTTTTTGCTtggaaacattttatattaataaaccATGTTCCAGTAGATAATACTTAGAAAATgttatctattaaaaaaagttgtctattgatgattttgtaaattacattaatattgcTCTATCCATTAGTTATTGTCacctttaatttaaaatgaaaacatttaatAAGTTTAAAGTTGAAACGGGTGGtaataaattgaagaatttaatagtgtattattaaatgttttgtGAGTTATAAAGATGAATGGTTATTGCAATTAATGTATTGAAGAGTGTATAAATAGGATGGGTATTGCATGAGATTATGTATAGAATTAGTATAgaagtagaaaagaaaagaagaattttgTAGAATGGGTTTGAAGATAGTGTTAGTGGCTATTATGATGGTTGGTTTGGTTTTGTGTTCaggaaatgaaattaagaatagTGGTAAGGTAGCAAAGCAAGGAGAGATTTGTCCGCAAGAATGGTTTTCCATGGATATGTTTTGTGACTCTGACGCACAGTGTCACCAACAAGCTGGTGCAGTTTGTAAATGTATTAAACACCAATGTTGTTGCcatcataaataaatacaacATCTCCTTTTTACTTCTTTCTTCTAATCAATAACTATCTTTTTATGCTTCATTTTATCCCAATTCATATACATCTCAAATCGATCATTTTTATAAGTCTCAAATcgatttcttaatttttgtttttcttaattggattcttaattttaaattgaaataacgCGACTTTTATTGTTGAGTTGGCTTAACAATCGTTAAATTGGTTTAACAACATCAAAAAAACATTGTAATATTGCTCAGTTAACAATGATGTGGAATCAAATTAATCAGATAAATGAACCAGAAACCTTAGTCATGTAATTGTCTTTAACCTCAAACTAGAAACC
This DNA window, taken from Vigna radiata var. radiata cultivar VC1973A chromosome 5, Vradiata_ver6, whole genome shotgun sequence, encodes the following:
- the LOC106760541 gene encoding uncharacterized protein LOC106760541, producing the protein MNAESNFSQIAPPVFDGESYDLWAVKMETYLEVLDLWEAVEEEYEVLPLPENPTMAQIKIHKERKTRKAKVIVLEKYEAFIAYLENTRDLSKITFAEVLHAFQAQEQRSLMRKDHAVEDVGKDLTVNAPSAINLDMKLSYAKTKINKEEEAKVADQEEEEDLLFVATCHLSIESSESWLIDNGCTNHMTFNKALSKDVRPTDVTKARIGNGDYISVKGKGTVAITSCADTKFIPDALFVPEIDQNLLSVGELIEREFRVIFEDKNCLIKDAAGQDMFKVKMKGKSFPLKQLKEEQTIFKENVTEI